A genomic window from Vitis riparia cultivar Riparia Gloire de Montpellier isolate 1030 chromosome 18, EGFV_Vit.rip_1.0, whole genome shotgun sequence includes:
- the LOC117907568 gene encoding nudix hydrolase 1-like produces MENGAPVPRVAVVVFLLKGNAALLGRRLSSNGYSTFALPGGHLEFGESFEECAAREVKEETGLDIDRIEFLTVTNNVFPANQSHYVTIFMRAVSADPHQLPQNLEPHKCSGWDWYEWNNLPEPLFGPLEKMVQGGFSPFPTS; encoded by the exons ATGGAGAATGGAGCGCCGGTGCCAAGAGTTGCCGTAGTGGTGTTTCTGTTGAAGGGGAACGCCGCGTTGTTGGGGCGGCGCCTCTCCTCCAACGGCTACTCCACCTTCGCCCTCCCCGGAGGCCACCTCGAGTTTG GGGAGAGTTTTGAGGAATGTGCTGCCAGGGAGGTGAAGGAGGAAACTGGTTTAGACATTGACAGGATAGAGTTCCTAACTGTTACCAACAACGTCTTCCCGGCGAACCAATCCCATTATGTCACCATCTTTATGCGCGCAGTCTCGGCCGATCCTCATCAACTGCCCCAAAATCTTGAGCCTCACAAGTGTTCTGGTTGGGATTGGTATGAATGGAACAACCTCCCAGAGCCACTCTTCGGACCATTGGAGAAGATGGTACAAGGGGGTTTTAGTCCCTTCCCAACTTCTTAA